The Oncorhynchus nerka isolate Pitt River linkage group LG11, Oner_Uvic_2.0, whole genome shotgun sequence genome includes the window GAAGTGACTATCGGAGGAGCCTTCTCCATCCACACCAAAATCTCAGAGCCCCAACTCTCCTTCACAGACACACCACCTCCTCTCATCTGCTCCAGGTAAGCTCTTTCACAGTCACCCAGTCTCTGTGATGGATTTATGTGGTAATTTATGGTCATTTCTGCAGATTCACATCTTCTACCAGACGAACCTAATGCAATGCTTTTTGTTCCCCTTTTGTTTCCGCAGCATGAACCTCATAGATTTTCATTTAGCTCAGACCATGATCTTCGCCATCGAAGAGATCAATAACAGCAGTTCTCTGCTCCCCAACATCTCTATTGGCTACAGGATATATGATAGTTGTGGCTCGACTCTGTCCTCCATGCGTGCGGTTATGGCTCTGATGAACGGTCAGGAGAGGACGGTGGGAAAGACCTGCTCTGGCCAATCAGCAGTCCACGCTATCATCGGTGCCTCTGATTCTTCCTCCACTATTGTGATGTCACGATCCACAGGAGCTTTTCAAATACCAGTGGTAATGAagtcacacatacagttgaacaATTCTGTCTGATGAAAAATGATTACTTATTGTCTTATTCCTCCTGTTCTATCTAGATCAGCCACTTTGCCACCTGTGCATGTCTGAGTAACAGAAAGGAGTTCCCCTCCTTCTTCAGAACCATCCCCAGTGACTTCTACCAGAGTAGAGCCCTGGCCCAACTGGTCAAATACTTTGGCTGGACCTGGGTGGGGGCTGTTAGAAGTGACAATGCTTACGGGAACAACGGCATGGCGACCTTCATGGAGGCTGCTGGTCTGGAGGGTGTGTGTATAGAGTACTCTGAGGCTATCTTATGGAACAACCCCAGGGAGCAGATAGCCAGGGTGGTTGAGGTGATTAGCAGGGCCAGCTCCAAGGTTGTGGTGGCCTTTCTGTCCCAGTGGGAGATGGATGTTCTGCTGGAAGAGGCACTGGCCCAGAACCTGACCGGGCTGCAGTGGGTAGGCAGTGAGTCCTGGATAACTATTGATCGCCTGTCCACTAGGAGGAGCTCTCCTGTCCTCAGCGGTACTCTGGGATTCACCATCAGTAAGTCTAAGATCCCAGGCCTCAGAGAGTTCCTGCTCCGGGTCGGTCCAGCCCAGGATCCCAACAACACCCTGCTCAGAGAGTTCTGGGAGACCACGTTCAGCTGCAGGTTTTCCCCTCAGCAGGAGAAAGACAGTGGGCCTAGGCAGAGGCAGTGCTctgggtctgagagactggaggAAATCAGTAACCCCTTTACTGACACTTCCGAGCTGAGGTTCTCTAATAATGTGTATAAGGCAGTGTATTCTGTGGCCCACTCCATACATGACCTGCTGACCTGCAGGCACGGTGAAGGCCAAGGTGGGAATAGGAACTGTGCACACAGAGACAGCATCGAGCCAGGACAGGTGAGTGGCTACCTCTTTCGGTCACCGAAAGTTCATTTTGTTCAACAGATTTGAAAATTGACAGACAGGTTTAAGAAATTGCCAAATATTTACAATCACACAATGTTATTTCTAAAGTACTTGAAATCTACAGTCTcagaaaaaggtgctatctagaacataaagggttcttcagctgtccccataggagaacactttgaGGAACCCTTTTTGGTAGAAAAAACACTTTGAACACTTTGGGTTCCATATAAAACCTTTTCcatagagggttctacctggaacccaaagggttctacctggaaccagaaaTGATTCTACCTTGAGCCAAAAAGCGTTCTCCGATGGGGACAGTGATGTGTATGAATATTACACTATAATCCATGTTGATTATTTTAACTCTTGCAGGTGTTGAGATACCTGCGGGACTTAAACTTCATCATGAAGTCTGGGGAGAGAGTTTATTTTGATGAGAACGGAGACCCCACAGCCATCTATGAGCTGGTGAACTGGCAGAGAGACCAGGCAGGAGAGACTGTGTTTGTCACTGTGGGGAATTACAATGCCTCTCTCCCTAAAGGAGACCAGTTTGCCATGAATGGGATACAGATTGTATGGGCTGACAATCCCTTAAAGGTACACAgttacacagaaaacacatggtAGCAGGTACAGGTACTTAAACAAAATACAGATTATtacattaaatatattttgattgatgGTAGAAATCTGTTGACACATACTGTGAGAATGAATTGAATGACTGTGTAACCAAAGGGTTTAATAATGTGAGTGaaggagtaaagagagagagagacaggaagagggagTGAGCAGGTGTTATATTGTGTTTCAGAGGCCTCGGTCTGTGTGTAGTGACAGCTGCCTCCCAGGGTACCGCCAAGCAGAGATCAAAGGAATGCCAGTCTGCTGTTTTTCCTGTATCCCCTGTGCTGCTGGAGAGATCAGCAACCTAACAGGTGAGACAACTGATACCACAGCCGGCCCcatactcttagaaaaaagggttccaaaagggttcttcgggtgtccccataggattaatatttttggttccaggtagaactattttgtgttccatgtagaaccctctatgGAAAATGTTTtatatggaacccaaaatggtcctacctggaaccaaaaagggttcttgaaagggttctcctatggggagcgCCGAAAGAATccctttaggttctagatagcatgttttttctaagagtgtagcctTCTGGGAGCCCTAAGCAACATTTATTGTTGCTCTGGGGGCCACTAGCGGCCTCTGATGTCGCACTGAATGATACTAACCAAATCCACATAAAATGTAGAATGTGTTATCTTCTAGAATATAATACACAACGTGACTATAGATCAGATTGACTATAGCGTTTTCCTTGTAGACTCAGCTAAATGCACACAGTGTTCCCTGGAATACTGGTCCAACGGAGACAAGAGTCGTTGTGTCCCAAAGGTGGTGGAATTTCTCTCATTTGACGAAACCATGGGAATCCTCCTGGCTGCAATCTCATTGGTTGGAGCGTGTTTAACCATAGTGGTGTCATTGATCTTCTTTTGCTTCCGAGAGACTCCGATCGTCAAGGCCAGCAACTCTGAGCTGAGCTTCCTGCTGCTCTTCTCCTTGACTCTGTGTTTTCTGTGTTCTCTTACTTTCATTGGCCGGCCCTCTGAGTGGTCCTGTATGTTGCGCCACACAGCGTTTGGGATCACCTTTGCCCTGTGTATGTCCTGCGTCCTGGCAAAGACCATAGCGGTGGTGATAGCTTTCCAGGCCACAATGCCAGGCAATACAGTTCCCCAGTGCTCTATTCCTCTCCAGAGAATCAGTGTGTTCAGTTGTACCCTCCTACAAGTGGTTATATGTGTTCTCTGGTTAGCTCTAGCTCCTTCAGTCCCAGTCAAAAACACAGCCCACGCCACTGAAAAGGTCATTCTAGAGTGTGATGTGGGTTCAGCTATTGGTTTCTGGGCTGTGTTGGGGTATATAGGACTCCTGGCTCTCTTGTGCTTTGTGCTGGCTTTTCTAGCTCGAAAGCTGCCTGATAACTTCAGTGAGGCCAAATTCATCACCTTCAGCATGCTCATATTCTGTGCAGTCTGGATCACCTTCATACCAGCTTATGTCAGCTCTCCTGGGAAGTTCACTGTAGCTGTGGAGATATTTGCCATTTTGGCCTCCAGTTTTGGGTTGCTTTTCTGTATATTTGGTCCAAAGTGTTATATCATATTACTTAAACCagagaaaaatacaaaaaaacacaTAATGGGGAAAAGTCATGTAAAATCACAGTAATGTAGTTTACAGAACGGAGAACTGGAGGAAAAAGGTTTCAATTTAATTCAGGGGGATGTTTTAGTATTTTTTTTATCTAGTCCAGAAGAGGGTCATGTAATTTTTCATTTTTGACATTTCAATATTTTTaattgttttagaatgagttgcttATTAGGCTATATCTCCATGTACCCGATGCCGCCCTTCATCTCTGATTCTCTGCACTGTGCGCAACATCAAGTGCGTCTATAGGCTGTTTAGtatggtctcaatcaaatgatccatacCGTAGGCTATAGTCCTAGGCTATACGAAGTGCATGCTCGGAGAAGCACAGTTATCTATTTTTATATAGAAGCACCATGGCTAAGAAAAACTCCTTTGCAAGGCCAAAACctagtaaacctagagaggaaccaggctctgaggggtggccagtcctcttctggctgtgccggattgagattataagagtacatggccattaaggccagatggttcttcaagatgttcaaatgttcatagatgaccagcagggtcaaataataatcagtggttgtagaaggtgaaacaggtcagcacctcaggagtaaatgtcagattgcttttcatagccgagcttTCAGCGGTTGAGACAGCAGGTGCattagagaaggatagagagagagagagagtcgaaaacagcaggtccgtgACAAGGTGgaacatccggtgaacaggtcttggttccatagccgcaggcagaacagttgaaactggagcagcagcacagccaaagcacagcccccacaccacgagAGGGATAATCTCCGATAGCATCACACCCATCATTAACGGTAACATATCAAGGATTACAGATGGAGTGCTGTCAGGACCCTGACGTGTGAGACACCGCAGCTAGAAGACCTCCTGGTGATCACTCCACTAACAGTCACAGCTAAGGCTGGGGAGCCTGTGTGGAGATGTTATGGAACAAAATAACTGTCACAGTTCTCAATCGAGGGAGACATCAACTTAGGAGACATTTTCTCCTTTCACCAAAACCCAGTAGAGAGAATAAAGTAGACCTCGCACGTCAAACGTCTGATTTATGAGCCTATGTCCGGATGACACGTACATGCCCAAATATGGGCATCCGGTCAGGACATCCTGGCGGGAAGGTGTCACGTGGTTTTGCCAATATGAGTGCATCCTGTTCCTGTTGTCATTTGGGTACAGCaagctcatccctctctctctgtctcctacactCAGGCTGCTGCGAcctcaggtcgtaaattcctggaggcgattatctcctcatggccacagtatataGAGAGGGACGTTTTCATAGAgaaaacaaaggaatttcttccacctcacagaacttgaggtctgAACAACATTTATGTTGTGGAGAatgtataaaagatcggtgaagcaTCTAGCTACGAACTGAtccgtttggtacaattttgtgaaactcatgagagacaatacggccacattaccataactctgtttataATATAGCCTCAGTTTGGAGGCTTGCATCTAATTTCTGTACAGGATGAATGAggaaagatgaaactatttgtgaaaatatgggatgctatgtaatgatgtaatgtgaGAGAATTGTATTTCTGTGTAAACTTTCACTTAAGTCACTGGCACGCCCCCATGAACACAGGCAGGACTTGACGTCATGAGACAGCCTTTTTCTGctcttccgaataaaacccccacctTGAGAATTCTTCaacagaccatgtttctctcaatcacgagaggacaaaggttgcagaccagcttacctcgataaagagagggccaaggtttgagacgatggctgaatcttttaaccatcccacgtggttaaactcttagactatcgataccaacagaataagaacaagtgtTTGATtaaattactagtctgcagctaggaattcggtatcattgaacgtgaAGACCGACAACCTcagaaacatctattctataacgacgtgaatgaatgtcactctgaactatccatactaaccacgacagagagagcgagagggcggacagactctccaacagaaacaaacttttcaacagagatcccgacgacacactgagcgtaaatatatatattgattgcaattgttcccgaatgtgCAAGGGATTAGCATtacaattgttataattatcaaatGTGTGTTGTCTTATCTCAGTCGACCCCCTCTTCCCCTTTGTACACCAAGCCGCAATGCTGGTTTATCCCACTAGGAAAACTCCATTATCTTTTCCTTGTAACTATccactgtttgtttatgcatttctgtgaattacttagtaagtaaataaatgatttaagacaattgatgtatggatgactcatagtgaagactgggttcttgcagataaccaagaatttacaactttcagatgagactgaaataaggtgacgattaatattgactgctattgatgtaaaatattactaggtctttaagagtttattcggaagataacagctctataaatattatttagtggtgcccgactctctagttaattacatttacatgattagctcgatcagttaatattaattacagagaaaggattttaaagaatagcatgtcatatcacttaatccggcataccCAAAGACCCGACACTGTTGTCacgtgttagagtgtgtgtgttattttatgGCTATATTGCATCTATTCCTTTGAAGTTGTCATTATGATTGATGTGTAGGGACCTCGTGGAACTGGGGAGTATGTGTTTGAACATTTCAAAGAGGATGGCCCCACACCCACCCTATTTTATTGCCTTTAGGGTTGttgtctatgaagcaggaatgtctggggggATTGTGTTGTTGGCAGACACATTATAAATAAGGCCCAGAACAACACGAGCAGCCCCAGAACACTAAACAAGATGTTTTAAATAAAACCCAGAACATTAAACAGAAAATGATGTCTCCAATGCCAATTCTCGGGGTGCTATGCATCTCTTGTCACGAATCCAATGATAAAATCCTCGAGGACATTTTGTATGATGCCCCTGAATGTTTTAAAGGAGTTTTGGATACAAGTGATGGACATACGGCTTACATATTCAAACCTGAGGATTCAACTGTGAAGATGTTCACAGACAGCGGTACCAAACCCCTTTATCATGCAAAACCCGGGAGTTTCTCCTGCACTGAGTATGAGAGAATTGCCTAAGATAAGGCTAGCGCTCTGTCAAATTGAACAGGCCCTGAGTGGTACAAACCTGCCAGGCTATGCATTGGAAGAGCTTGTGTGTGGGCGCAGTGACTTGAAAGCCATAAGGATCTTTTCAATGGCATATATTCAATGGCATATAGCCACGAAGTGAACattttagcatgtgaacaatttgaTAGTACAAAAGCGACGAAGTCTGTCTGTTCATATGGCTGGGGTGATTCTGCGCAATGCACTTGCGCATAAGTTGTGCGTTGCTTGTTTGGAATATGGAGTGTGTGGGTGGAGGTTCCCTGGGGAGTTGATGTGACGGTAATAGCCAAGGTTCTCGGTTTGTCTGAAAAAACGTTCCTACAGAACGGGAGAATAGCATCTATAGTGTAATGGTTCAGAGTCCATATTGCAGCCGGGATCCTTCTTTGTGGTCTGTCAGCAGTAAACACAAAAATAGCGTTTAATATAGGGTGCACACTTTTtgtttatatatacattttttttgtatatatattcttATGGATGTTATTAATGGACTTACGGGGACAATAGTGTGATGGGGACTGGCTGCATGCGTTTTGCTCTGCTGAATCCTCTAATGAAGGCTGTTCCAAACCATTTATTCCCCGGAGCAACTGGGTAAAGGATACCCTAGAAACGTTACATAATATTAACACATATTTATaagatatatatacattttttaattaTAAGAATATATGCATTTGACATATTACCTTAAAAATCATTGGCcccagtttaaaaaaaaacatattgtaacggttttcttgaggtgaaggagaggcggaccaaaacgcagcgtggtggttattcatggttctttaataaagacactatacatgaataaactaacaaaacaagaaatgtggaaaaaccaaaacagccctatctggtgcaaacacagagacaggaacaatcacccacaaacacacagtgaaacccaggctacctaagtatgattctcaatcagagactactaatgacacctgcctctgattgagaaccatactaggccgaaccatagaaatacccaaatcatagaaaaacaaacatagactgcccaccccaactcacgccctgaccatactaaataatgaaaaaa containing:
- the LOC115137576 gene encoding extracellular calcium-sensing receptor-like; this translates as MQLLWVVVMGVLGAFWAEGEEALCRILGRPEFPMLSKEGEVTIGGAFSIHTKISEPQLSFTDTPPPLICSSMNLIDFHLAQTMIFAIEEINNSSSLLPNISIGYRIYDSCGSTLSSMRAVMALMNGQERTVGKTCSGQSAVHAIIGASDSSSTIVMSRSTGAFQIPVISHFATCACLSNRKEFPSFFRTIPSDFYQSRALAQLVKYFGWTWVGAVRSDNAYGNNGMATFMEAAGLEGVCIEYSEAILWNNPREQIARVVEVISRASSKVVVAFLSQWEMDVLLEEALAQNLTGLQWVGSESWITIDRLSTRRSSPVLSGTLGFTISKSKIPGLREFLLRVGPAQDPNNTLLREFWETTFSCRFSPQQEKDSGPRQRQCSGSERLEEISNPFTDTSELRFSNNVYKAVYSVAHSIHDLLTCRHGEGQGGNRNCAHRDSIEPGQVLRYLRDLNFIMKSGERVYFDENGDPTAIYELVNWQRDQAGETVFVTVGNYNASLPKGDQFAMNGIQIVWADNPLKRPRSVCSDSCLPGYRQAEIKGMPVCCFSCIPCAAGEISNLTDSAKCTQCSLEYWSNGDKSRCVPKVVEFLSFDETMGILLAAISLVGACLTIVVSLIFFCFRETPIVKASNSELSFLLLFSLTLCFLCSLTFIGRPSEWSCMLRHTAFGITFALCMSCVLAKTIAVVIAFQATMPGNTVPQCSIPLQRISVFSCTLLQVVICVLWLALAPSVPVKNTAHATEKVILECDVGSAIGFWAVLGYIGLLALLCFVLAFLARKLPDNFSEAKFITFSMLIFCAVWITFIPAYVSSPGKFTVAVEIFAILASSFGLLFCIFGPKCYIILLKPEKNTKKHIMGKSHVKSQ